From a single Variovorax paradoxus genomic region:
- a CDS encoding maleate cis-trans isomerase family protein, giving the protein MLRTLIGMLTPSSNTALEPVTSAMLAGLPNVSVHYGRFRVTEIALSSGALSQFDDREILAAAELLSHACCQVIGWNGTSAGWLGFEADERLCAAIARETGALACTSVLALNEALQATGVRRLGLVSPYRADVQAAIVRNYAASGIEVVAERHLGLQDNFSFSEVSAQEIRDMVRAVMTSHADGRPEAVAIFCTNLFGAPLVAELEAEFGVPVYDTVATVVWKALRLAGVDTRSLANWGRLFLA; this is encoded by the coding sequence ATGTTGCGCACGCTGATCGGAATGCTGACGCCCTCGTCCAATACCGCGCTGGAGCCGGTGACGAGCGCGATGCTGGCGGGGCTGCCCAACGTCAGCGTGCACTACGGCCGCTTTCGCGTCACGGAGATCGCGTTGTCCAGCGGGGCGCTCTCGCAGTTCGACGACCGCGAGATCCTCGCCGCCGCCGAACTGCTGTCGCATGCCTGCTGCCAGGTGATCGGGTGGAACGGCACATCGGCGGGCTGGCTGGGTTTCGAGGCCGACGAGCGGCTGTGCGCCGCCATCGCCCGCGAAACGGGCGCGCTCGCGTGCACCTCGGTGCTCGCACTCAACGAAGCGCTGCAAGCCACCGGCGTGCGGCGCCTGGGCCTGGTGTCGCCTTACCGCGCCGACGTGCAGGCGGCCATCGTGCGCAACTACGCCGCGTCGGGCATCGAGGTGGTTGCCGAACGTCATCTCGGGCTGCAGGACAACTTTTCCTTCTCCGAAGTGAGCGCGCAGGAGATCCGGGACATGGTGCGCGCCGTGATGACCTCGCATGCGGACGGCCGGCCCGAGGCCGTGGCGATTTTCTGCACCAACCTCTTCGGCGCACCGCTCGTGGCCGAGCTGGAAGCCGAGTTCGGCGTGCCTGTCTACGACACCGTTGCCACGGTGGTGTGGAAGGCGCTGCGTCTGGCGGGCGTCGACACCCGGTCGCTGGCGAATTGGGGTCGTCTCTTCCTGGCATGA
- a CDS encoding autotransporter outer membrane beta-barrel domain-containing protein: MQSLPGQDARAGNGGAGGAGVGLGGGGGGGQGGHGIVAAFFLDLYNYLDTNISAGAGGAGGSAFLGHGGNGGDGGTTALVFTYGATVINDGVLQAGRGGDGGSSASGKGGTGGTGGFGINVRDTSTILNGISNTDPTKAIIRGGDGGNGGGSGTPGLAGVGGAGNPAILVEYENAEFHLTNAGQILGGNGGATGAGGRTDGAVASGAPAIQAFAGVATVIVNSGLIAGGLSGDGRQRADAIQLGASDVELFLEAGSDIRGNVVKVSGGNQRFALILSGGKDASFDTSTIGPTAQYRPFTEFRKEGDSRWTLNGSTSALTPWVIKAGALAISDDASLGDTAGGLALAGGTLAALGNVTLARAVHIAAAQGVLDVSDRATLQGVVDGPGALVKSGTGTLALTAANSYAGGTVVNAGTLKIDNTTGSATGSGAVQVNSGGTLGGGGTISGAVTVVDGGTLAAGNSPGTLNTGALSLSGGSILSYELGQAGTAGGPLNDLVNVTGNLTLDGTLNVAQSSGGTFGPGLYRLITYTGSLTDNGLDVGAVPSGTVASDLSVQTSVAKQINLVNRAGFSFNFWDGGNGADYNNGTANGGSGAWRVGAPGDGWTDMDGTLNASWKQDQFAMFGGKGGTVTVDKSGGRVSIGGAQFMVDGYVVQGDELNISGASTVVRVGDGTAGGARMTATINSAITGTGGLSKEDVGTLVLGGANTYTGGTTVKAGVLQGNTTSLQGDIVNDAKVTFDQAANGIYAGTMSGTGSLRKIGTGELQLAAANSYGGGTQVDAGTVDAAVAGALGTGPVFVAGGSGLVFSGSAGAGSLQITAGPVQQTNGGFIQFKDNASAGSATIVTQANGSIDFRDNTTAGNATIENRGGETTVWFNATAGKAHITNYAGGSTNFLDDGSAGQSALVNETGGVIDFFDRAKADQATVVNKAGGTVRISKLTTDAITIGALEGAGRVLLGAKALTTGGLNTDTEVSGVISGVGGSVVKVGTGALTLSGANTYSGGTVLHQGRLNVGHNEALGTGALSMDDDTTLGFSADGVTLANAIQLTGQNDPVIDTGAFNGALSGAISGGGFITKEGTGTLTLSGANTYTGATNVAQGTLKAGAANTLSASSAHGVASGATLDLAGFNQSVASLTNSGTVSLVGATPGTTLIVNGNYVGNNGVLKLSAALNSTGPSDRLVFNGVSAVASGKTSVQITNLGGLGALTSGNGIEVITAQNGATTTAQTTKDAFALAGGHVDAGAYEYRLNAADANGAGENWYLRSTTEAVSPGNPAGAPVITYRPEASLYAALPGQLRQGNLAMLGDLRKRVGDDDVKGTAAMPTGSDRRAWARVLSTDIDIQQGGTVSPTSKGRLTGFQAGTDLLATPNWRAGLYVGQLDGDATVNGFASGVNNLRTGRNDLRSQYVGVYGTYAGDSGFYADAVVQSGRHRYTVQPNLSGGVQGKGNSLLGSIEVGQAFALGGSGWSIEPQLQLIHQHMDLSNSAILGAVVQPEAGSGWIARAGVRVKGQIDTAMGVLQPYGRFNVYKISSGTDIARFVNGATRTDIAAPTGGTSTELAGGFTLALGQRTSLYGEVGKLWSSGGGAKVKGSINGSLGVQLKW, from the coding sequence TTGCAGTCGCTTCCTGGGCAGGATGCGCGAGCCGGAAATGGCGGCGCCGGCGGCGCCGGAGTGGGGCTCGGCGGCGGTGGCGGCGGAGGGCAGGGCGGCCATGGCATCGTTGCCGCATTTTTCCTCGATCTCTACAACTATCTCGATACGAACATTTCTGCGGGCGCGGGTGGCGCGGGTGGATCGGCCTTTCTCGGTCATGGCGGCAACGGTGGAGATGGCGGCACGACTGCCCTTGTCTTCACCTATGGCGCCACGGTGATCAACGATGGCGTGCTCCAGGCCGGGCGAGGGGGCGATGGAGGGTCAAGCGCATCGGGCAAAGGCGGTACGGGCGGAACTGGCGGGTTCGGCATCAACGTCCGAGACACGAGCACCATCCTCAACGGGATCAGCAACACGGACCCGACCAAGGCGATCATTCGCGGCGGCGACGGCGGCAATGGAGGTGGCAGCGGCACACCGGGACTTGCCGGTGTTGGCGGCGCGGGCAACCCTGCCATCCTTGTGGAATACGAAAACGCCGAATTCCACCTGACCAATGCGGGACAGATCCTAGGGGGCAATGGCGGTGCAACTGGCGCCGGCGGACGTACCGATGGTGCTGTGGCCTCCGGTGCGCCGGCCATTCAGGCCTTCGCGGGCGTCGCGACCGTCATCGTCAACAGCGGCCTCATTGCTGGTGGCCTTTCCGGCGATGGCCGGCAGCGTGCCGATGCGATTCAACTGGGTGCAAGCGATGTTGAACTGTTTCTCGAGGCCGGCTCCGACATTCGTGGCAACGTCGTCAAGGTGAGCGGTGGAAATCAGCGTTTTGCTCTGATCCTGTCAGGTGGCAAGGATGCGTCGTTCGACACCTCGACGATCGGCCCGACGGCGCAGTACCGCCCGTTCACCGAATTCCGCAAGGAAGGTGACAGCAGATGGACGCTCAACGGCAGTACTTCGGCGCTGACGCCGTGGGTGATCAAGGCCGGCGCGCTGGCCATCTCCGATGACGCCAGCCTTGGCGACACCGCCGGCGGATTGGCGCTGGCAGGCGGAACGCTCGCCGCACTGGGGAACGTGACGCTGGCACGGGCCGTCCACATCGCTGCCGCGCAGGGTGTCTTGGATGTTTCGGACCGTGCGACGCTGCAGGGCGTGGTCGACGGTCCGGGCGCATTGGTCAAGAGCGGCACCGGAACACTGGCGCTGACGGCCGCCAACAGTTACGCGGGCGGCACGGTCGTCAATGCGGGGACCTTGAAGATCGACAATACGACGGGGAGCGCCACCGGCAGCGGCGCGGTGCAGGTCAACAGCGGCGGCACCCTCGGCGGCGGCGGCACCATCTCTGGCGCCGTCACTGTTGTCGACGGCGGCACGCTTGCGGCGGGCAACAGCCCCGGGACGCTGAACACCGGCGCGCTGTCTCTGAGCGGCGGCTCGATCCTGAGCTACGAACTGGGCCAGGCGGGTACGGCGGGCGGACCGCTCAACGACCTGGTCAACGTCACCGGCAATCTCACGCTGGACGGCACGCTCAACGTCGCGCAGTCCTCGGGCGGCACCTTCGGCCCTGGCCTCTACCGCCTCATCACGTACACCGGTTCGCTGACCGACAACGGGCTGGACGTCGGCGCGGTGCCGTCGGGCACGGTGGCGAGCGATCTGTCGGTGCAGACCTCGGTGGCCAAGCAAATCAACCTGGTGAACCGTGCCGGCTTCAGCTTCAACTTCTGGGATGGCGGCAACGGCGCCGACTACAACAATGGCACCGCCAACGGCGGCTCCGGCGCCTGGCGCGTGGGCGCCCCGGGCGACGGCTGGACCGACATGGACGGCACCCTCAACGCGTCCTGGAAGCAGGATCAGTTCGCCATGTTCGGCGGCAAGGGCGGCACGGTGACGGTCGACAAGTCGGGCGGCAGGGTCAGCATCGGCGGTGCGCAGTTCATGGTCGACGGCTACGTGGTGCAGGGCGACGAGCTCAACATCAGCGGCGCCAGCACCGTGGTGCGCGTGGGCGACGGCACGGCGGGCGGCGCGCGCATGACGGCCACCATCAACTCGGCCATCACCGGCACGGGCGGGCTGTCGAAGGAAGACGTCGGCACGCTGGTGCTGGGCGGTGCCAACACCTACACGGGCGGCACCACCGTCAAGGCCGGCGTGCTGCAGGGCAACACCACCAGCCTGCAGGGCGACATCGTCAACGACGCGAAGGTCACCTTCGACCAGGCGGCGAACGGCATCTACGCCGGCACCATGAGCGGCACCGGCAGCCTGCGCAAGATCGGCACCGGCGAGCTGCAGCTCGCGGCGGCCAACAGCTACGGCGGCGGCACCCAGGTGGACGCGGGCACGGTCGATGCGGCCGTCGCCGGCGCGCTGGGCACCGGCCCGGTGTTCGTGGCGGGCGGCTCCGGGCTGGTCTTCAGCGGCAGCGCCGGTGCAGGCAGCCTGCAGATCACGGCAGGCCCGGTGCAGCAGACCAACGGCGGGTTCATCCAGTTCAAGGACAACGCCTCGGCCGGCAGCGCCACCATCGTCACGCAGGCCAACGGCTCGATCGACTTCCGCGACAACACGACGGCTGGCAACGCCACCATCGAGAACCGCGGCGGCGAGACCACCGTCTGGTTCAACGCGACCGCGGGCAAGGCCCACATCACCAACTACGCGGGCGGCTCGACCAACTTCCTGGACGACGGCTCGGCCGGCCAGTCCGCGCTCGTGAACGAAACAGGCGGCGTCATCGACTTCTTCGACCGTGCGAAGGCCGACCAGGCAACGGTGGTGAACAAGGCGGGCGGCACGGTGCGCATCAGCAAGCTGACCACCGACGCCATCACCATCGGCGCGCTCGAAGGCGCGGGCCGGGTGCTGCTCGGCGCCAAGGCGCTGACCACCGGCGGGCTGAACACCGACACGGAAGTCTCGGGCGTCATCTCCGGCGTGGGTGGTTCGGTCGTCAAGGTCGGCACCGGCGCGCTCACGCTGTCGGGCGCCAACACCTACTCGGGCGGCACCGTGCTGCATCAGGGGCGTTTGAACGTCGGACACAACGAAGCGTTGGGCACTGGCGCCTTGTCGATGGACGACGACACGACACTGGGCTTCAGTGCCGATGGCGTGACCCTCGCGAATGCGATTCAGCTGACGGGCCAGAACGATCCAGTCATCGACACGGGCGCCTTCAATGGCGCGCTGAGCGGCGCGATCAGCGGTGGCGGCTTCATCACGAAGGAAGGCACGGGTACGTTGACGCTTTCAGGGGCCAACACATACACCGGTGCTACGAATGTGGCACAGGGTACGTTGAAGGCAGGCGCGGCCAACACCTTGAGCGCCAGCTCGGCCCACGGTGTGGCCTCGGGTGCGACCCTGGATCTCGCGGGCTTCAACCAGAGCGTGGCATCGCTGACGAACAGCGGCACTGTCTCGCTCGTCGGCGCCACGCCAGGCACCACGCTGATCGTGAACGGCAACTACGTCGGCAACAACGGCGTGCTGAAACTGAGCGCGGCGCTCAACAGCACGGGCCCGTCGGATCGCCTCGTCTTCAACGGCGTCTCGGCAGTGGCCAGCGGCAAGACCAGCGTGCAGATCACCAACCTCGGCGGCCTGGGCGCGTTGACCAGCGGCAACGGCATCGAAGTGATTACTGCGCAGAACGGCGCGACCACGACGGCGCAGACCACCAAGGACGCGTTTGCACTCGCAGGGGGTCATGTCGATGCGGGTGCCTACGAGTACCGGCTGAACGCAGCCGATGCAAACGGTGCCGGCGAAAACTGGTATCTGCGCTCGACCACCGAAGCGGTGTCGCCCGGCAATCCCGCAGGCGCGCCCGTCATCACCTACCGGCCGGAAGCCTCGCTCTATGCGGCGCTGCCGGGCCAACTGCGCCAAGGCAACCTCGCGATGCTGGGCGACCTGCGCAAGCGCGTGGGCGATGACGATGTGAAGGGCACCGCTGCCATGCCGACCGGTTCGGATCGTCGTGCTTGGGCGCGTGTGCTCTCGACCGACATCGACATCCAGCAGGGCGGCACCGTCTCGCCGACCAGCAAGGGGCGTCTGACGGGCTTCCAGGCCGGCACCGACTTGCTGGCCACGCCAAACTGGCGTGCCGGCCTCTATGTCGGCCAGCTCGACGGTGACGCAACGGTCAACGGCTTCGCCAGCGGCGTGAACAACCTGCGCACGGGCCGCAATGACCTGCGCAGCCAGTACGTCGGTGTCTACGGAACCTACGCCGGCGACAGCGGCTTCTACGCCGATGCGGTGGTGCAGTCGGGCCGCCATCGCTACACCGTGCAGCCGAACCTCTCTGGCGGCGTGCAAGGCAAGGGCAACAGCTTGCTGGGTTCCATCGAAGTGGGCCAAGCCTTCGCGTTGGGTGGCAGTGGCTGGAGCATCGAGCCGCAACTGCAGCTGATTCATCAGCACATGGACCTGAGCAACTCCGCGATCCTCGGCGCGGTGGTTCAACCAGAAGCCGGCAGCGGCTGGATCGCACGGGCCGGCGTTCGCGTCAAGGGCCAGATCGACACCGCCATGGGCGTATTGCAGCCCTACGGCCGCTTCAACGTCTACAAGATCTCGAGCGGCACGGACATCGCGCGCTTTGTCAACGGCGCGACGCGCACTGACATCGCAGCGCCCACCGGCGGCACGAGCACCGAGCTGGCCGGCGGCTTCACGCTGGCGCTGGGCCAGAGGACCAGCCTCTACGGCGAAGTCGGCAAGCTCTGGTCCTCGGGCGGCGGCGCCAAGGTCAAGGGCTCGATCAACGGATCGCTGGGCGTGCAGCTGAAGTGGTGA
- a CDS encoding alpha/beta hydrolase family protein, with protein MALAAPSNTDKVSDSRHKTSPSFYPHPHLPKQGAALRQRAVAQRADVEIPVARCIDWLCARSDMDSARIALYGASLGGIGAARAASAERRLKAVVSDSLISDLHAGFIEKIRCPYLIVQGKHDLLGLQTALDAVECARQHGVAVALKIFTAEETGASHCQADIPSLGQAFICDWLTAQLADGT; from the coding sequence TTGGCTCTCGCAGCCCCATCGAATACCGACAAAGTCTCGGACTCGCGACATAAAACCAGTCCAAGTTTTTATCCGCACCCCCATCTGCCGAAGCAGGGCGCGGCGTTGCGGCAGCGCGCGGTGGCTCAGCGTGCCGATGTCGAAATCCCGGTGGCGCGCTGCATCGACTGGCTCTGTGCGCGCAGCGACATGGACAGCGCACGCATCGCGCTCTACGGCGCCAGCCTGGGAGGCATCGGCGCGGCGCGCGCCGCATCGGCCGAGCGGCGTCTGAAGGCGGTCGTTTCGGACAGCCTGATCTCCGATCTTCACGCCGGCTTCATCGAGAAGATCCGCTGCCCCTATCTGATCGTTCAAGGGAAGCATGACTTGCTCGGACTGCAGACTGCACTCGATGCCGTCGAATGCGCAAGGCAGCACGGCGTTGCTGTGGCGCTCAAGATATTCACTGCCGAAGAAACAGGCGCTTCGCACTGTCAGGCCGACATCCCGAGCCTGGGCCAGGCGTTCATTTGCGACTGGCTGACCGCGCAGCTGGCGGACGGCACGTGA
- a CDS encoding RidA family protein, giving the protein MPDIQHIAPNAAFQMPPLSAATRIGELVFVSGTPGYYPDGRIDEGDFGAQFDQAVIALQEVLARGGASMRSLVKVNVLLTRAQDVAEMNRRYAKAFGPAPYPARTTCVVSALPDSRMLLEIECIAAAEHVDAKGFDASGRIPFGKQLTAGRQ; this is encoded by the coding sequence ATGCCCGACATTCAACACATTGCGCCGAACGCCGCTTTTCAGATGCCGCCGCTGTCGGCCGCCACGCGCATCGGCGAGCTCGTCTTCGTCTCCGGCACACCCGGCTATTACCCCGATGGGCGCATCGACGAAGGCGACTTCGGCGCGCAGTTCGACCAGGCGGTGATTGCATTGCAAGAGGTGCTGGCGCGTGGCGGCGCGTCGATGCGCTCTCTGGTCAAGGTCAACGTGCTGCTGACCCGCGCCCAGGACGTGGCCGAGATGAACCGCCGCTATGCAAAAGCGTTCGGTCCCGCGCCGTATCCGGCACGCACGACCTGCGTGGTGTCGGCGCTTCCGGACTCGCGCATGTTGCTCGAAATCGAGTGCATCGCCGCGGCTGAACATGTGGACGCGAAAGGATTCGATGCCAGCGGCCGGATTCCTTTCGGCAAGCAGTTGACGGCAGGACGGCAATGA
- a CDS encoding protein NO VEIN domain-containing protein: MDKEVDPKVLAVIDEMRLSGPRLTPVEIVAKMGVFDAREKPFDHAWLATGDNVIATIWAEFVNIGADGRWFCLESLDTQHRVGGGVRSPQQIQRAKDRRALLKRTVDAGQGFRAVLQTNRVAIAELESNKSAKVSTRVRDDAEWHVASWDSDQQLAILVRGARGWVPGEAEIQAAKARGSVPEAAAGDPGAAAAERSASREEVQAAAIAYVMRHFKGYGYNAEDVTSQKLGYDLEVSNAKGATLLRVAVKGTSTGVPSFRLTSEERACSAREPLWRLLVVADVIGTAAQHKIYKPSEMEQAPGFEPLD; this comes from the coding sequence ATGGACAAGGAAGTCGACCCCAAAGTGCTCGCCGTCATCGATGAGATGCGGCTGTCAGGACCACGGCTGACGCCGGTCGAGATCGTCGCGAAGATGGGTGTCTTCGATGCGCGGGAGAAGCCGTTCGATCATGCCTGGCTCGCGACGGGCGACAACGTCATTGCCACCATCTGGGCGGAGTTCGTGAACATCGGCGCCGACGGGCGCTGGTTCTGCCTCGAGTCGCTGGACACGCAGCACCGTGTCGGCGGCGGCGTGCGCAGCCCCCAGCAGATCCAGCGTGCCAAGGACCGCCGTGCGCTGCTCAAGCGCACCGTCGATGCAGGCCAGGGCTTTCGCGCCGTGCTGCAGACCAACCGCGTTGCGATTGCCGAACTCGAGAGCAACAAGAGCGCGAAGGTCTCCACGCGGGTGCGCGACGACGCCGAATGGCATGTCGCCTCCTGGGATTCCGACCAGCAGCTCGCGATCCTGGTGCGCGGTGCGCGCGGCTGGGTGCCCGGCGAGGCGGAGATTCAGGCGGCCAAGGCGCGGGGCAGCGTGCCGGAGGCCGCTGCCGGCGATCCGGGGGCGGCGGCTGCCGAGCGGTCGGCCTCGCGGGAAGAGGTCCAGGCCGCCGCCATCGCCTATGTGATGCGCCACTTCAAGGGCTACGGCTACAACGCCGAGGACGTCACCAGCCAGAAGCTCGGCTACGATCTCGAAGTGTCGAACGCGAAGGGCGCCACGCTTCTTAGGGTGGCGGTGAAGGGCACGTCCACGGGGGTGCCCAGTTTCCGGCTCACGAGCGAAGAACGCGCCTGCTCGGCACGCGAGCCGCTCTGGCGGCTGCTGGTGGTCGCCGATGTCATCGGCACCGCGGCGCAGCACAAGATCTACAAGCCTTCCGAAATGGAACAGGCGCCGGGGTTCGAGCCGCTGGATTAG
- a CDS encoding SLAC1 anion channel family protein, which translates to MQNDSLNPPFPVFHPSSEASLRNLPVNLFGSVMGLSGLALAWRLAHGSLGAPAAIGEAIGAFALGVFVLLALGYATKLARHPQAVRGEFHHPVTGNFFGTIVISMLLLSAVIAPYSASAAHALWTLGAIATFALGFMVVSRLLKGQLDASHAVPAWLIPGVATLDIAVTAGHDPSMAWAAELNLLAMAVGAVLALVLFVLIVGRLVHQAPLAPAMTPSLMILVGPFAVGFLAYTNITGSIDRFAALLFYFALFMFAVLAPKVFRPSVKFSVAWWAIGFPMAALANAALKYAQLRASTPLWVIAVLLLGLLTVALAVLTVRTLRIAFNGKLFT; encoded by the coding sequence ATGCAGAATGATTCATTGAATCCACCCTTCCCGGTTTTCCATCCCTCCAGCGAGGCTTCGCTGCGCAACCTGCCCGTCAACCTGTTCGGCTCCGTCATGGGGCTTTCGGGGCTGGCCCTGGCCTGGCGGCTGGCACATGGCAGCCTCGGCGCGCCAGCCGCCATCGGCGAGGCCATCGGCGCCTTTGCGCTTGGCGTCTTTGTGCTGCTGGCGCTGGGCTATGCGACGAAGCTGGCAAGGCATCCGCAGGCCGTGCGCGGGGAATTCCATCACCCGGTGACCGGCAACTTCTTCGGCACCATCGTCATCTCGATGCTGCTGCTGTCGGCCGTGATCGCACCCTACAGCGCGTCCGCCGCGCACGCGCTGTGGACCCTGGGCGCGATCGCGACCTTCGCGCTCGGCTTCATGGTGGTCTCGCGCCTGCTCAAAGGACAGCTGGATGCGTCGCATGCGGTGCCGGCCTGGCTGATTCCGGGCGTCGCCACGCTGGACATCGCCGTGACCGCCGGGCACGACCCGTCCATGGCCTGGGCCGCGGAGCTCAACTTGCTGGCGATGGCCGTGGGCGCGGTGCTCGCATTGGTGCTGTTCGTGCTCATCGTCGGCCGGCTGGTGCACCAGGCTCCGCTCGCGCCGGCGATGACGCCCTCGCTGATGATCCTCGTGGGGCCCTTCGCGGTCGGGTTTCTCGCCTACACGAACATCACGGGCAGCATCGACCGCTTTGCCGCACTGCTCTTCTACTTCGCGCTCTTCATGTTCGCGGTGCTTGCGCCGAAGGTGTTCCGGCCCAGCGTGAAGTTCTCCGTGGCATGGTGGGCGATCGGCTTTCCGATGGCGGCGCTGGCCAACGCGGCACTCAAGTACGCGCAACTGCGGGCGAGCACGCCGCTCTGGGTCATCGCGGTCCTGCTGCTCGGGTTGCTGACCGTGGCGCTGGCGGTGCTCACCGTGCGTACCCTGCGCATCGCGTTCAACGGAAAGCTGTTCACATGA
- a CDS encoding GlxA family transcriptional regulator, which translates to MRVAILAFPRVQLLDVAGPADVFAEAARQLGQPRAYQVQVVGTEAGLLKSSSGVRLAVDATVGAHRTPIDTLLVAGSPDIDQVAGDVALHNWLRRQSRTVRRYGSVCSGAFVLAAAGLLDGKRVATHWNSTARLAAAYPLASVEPDAIYVKDGKLFTSAGVTAGMDLALAMVEEDHGRELALRVARELVMFLKRPGGQSQFSAHLAAQTSERSSVRQVQDYVLSHLKDDLSVPTLAARAGMSERSFARLFRSETGTTPAEFVENARIDAARRLAEESQLPAKRLAGEVGYANVDGFRRAFGRRLGVSLVEYRRRFAK; encoded by the coding sequence ATGCGTGTCGCGATCCTTGCCTTTCCCCGTGTCCAGCTGCTCGACGTGGCCGGCCCGGCCGACGTGTTCGCCGAGGCGGCGCGCCAGCTCGGGCAGCCGCGCGCCTACCAGGTTCAGGTGGTCGGCACCGAGGCCGGGTTGCTCAAGAGCAGCAGCGGGGTGCGCTTGGCCGTCGATGCCACAGTGGGTGCGCATCGCACACCGATCGACACCTTGCTTGTGGCCGGCAGCCCCGACATTGACCAGGTCGCCGGCGATGTGGCGCTGCACAACTGGCTCAGGCGTCAATCGCGCACGGTGCGGCGCTATGGCTCCGTGTGCAGCGGCGCCTTCGTGCTCGCGGCCGCCGGGCTGCTGGACGGCAAACGCGTGGCGACGCATTGGAACTCCACCGCGCGCCTGGCAGCAGCCTACCCGTTGGCATCCGTCGAACCGGACGCGATCTATGTGAAGGACGGCAAGCTCTTCACCTCGGCCGGGGTGACCGCGGGCATGGACCTGGCGCTCGCCATGGTGGAGGAGGACCACGGCCGCGAGCTCGCGCTGCGCGTTGCGCGCGAGTTGGTGATGTTCCTCAAGCGCCCGGGTGGCCAGAGCCAGTTCAGCGCCCACCTGGCGGCCCAGACCTCCGAGCGCTCGAGCGTGCGGCAGGTGCAGGACTATGTCCTTTCGCACCTGAAGGACGACCTGTCCGTGCCGACGCTGGCAGCGCGCGCCGGCATGAGCGAGCGCAGCTTCGCGCGGCTCTTTCGAAGCGAGACCGGCACCACGCCGGCCGAGTTCGTCGAGAACGCCCGCATCGATGCCGCCCGCCGCCTGGCCGAGGAGTCGCAGCTGCCGGCCAAGCGCCTGGCGGGCGAGGTGGGCTACGCCAACGTGGACGGCTTCAGGCGCGCGTTCGGCCGGCGCCTTGGCGTGAGCCTCGTGGAGTATCGAAGGCGGTTCGCG